In one window of Falco cherrug isolate bFalChe1 chromosome 12, bFalChe1.pri, whole genome shotgun sequence DNA:
- the GLUL gene encoding glutamine synthetase, with product MATSASSHLSKAIKHMYMKLPQGEKVQAMYIWIDGTGEHLRCKTRTLDHEPKSLEDLPEWNFDGSSTFQAEGSNSDMYLRPAAMFRDPFRKDPNKLVLCEVFKYNRQSAETNLRHTCRRIMDMVSNQHPWFGMEQEYTLLGTDGHPFGWPSNGFPGPQGPYYCGVGADKAYGRDIVEAHYRACLYAGVKIGGTNAEVMPAQWEFQVGPCEGIEMGDHLWIARFILHRVCEDFGVIVSFDPKPIPGNWNGAGCHTNFSTKNMREDGGLKHIEEAIEKLSKRHQYHIRAYDPKGGLDNARRLTGFHETSNIHEFSAGVANRGASIRIPRNVGHEKKGYFEDRRPSANCDPYAVTEALVRTCLLNETGDEPFEYKN from the exons ATGGCCACCTCGGCGAGCTCCCACCTGAGCAAAGCCATCAAGCACATGTACATGAAGCTGCCACAGGGGGAGAAGGTCCAAGCCATGTACATCTGGATCGATGGGACAGGGGAGCACCTCCGCTGCAAAACCCGCACGCTGGACCACGAGCCCAAGAGCCTTGAAG ATCTCCCCGAGTGGAATTTTGATGGCTCCAGCACCTTCCAGGCTGAAGGCTCCAACAGCGACATGTACCTGCGACCTGCTGCCATGTTTCGGGACCCTTTTCGCAAGGATCCCAATAAACTAGTTCTCTGTGAGGTCTTCAAATACAACCGCCAGTCTGCAG AGACAAATCTCCGACACACCTGCAGGCGGATTATGGATATGGTGTCCAACCAGCACCCCTGGTTTGGGATGGAGCAAGAGTACACTCTTCTGGGGACAGATGGACATCCATTTGGCTGGCCTTCCAACGGCTTCCCTGGACCCCAAG GTCCGTACTACTGCGGTGTAGGGGCAGACAAAGCCTATGGCAGAGACATTGTGGAAGCCCACTACCGAGCGTGCCTTTATGCTGGTGTGAAAATCGGAGGAACCAATGCAGAAGTGATGCCAGCCCAG TGGGAGTTCCAGGTGGGACCATGTGAAGGGATCGAGATGGGGGATCACCTCTGGATTGCACGCTTCATCCTCCATCGGGTGTGTGAAGACTTCGGTGTCATTGTGTCCTTCGATCCCAAACCCATCCCTGGGAACTGGAACGGTGCTGGCTGTCACACCAACTTCAGCACCAAGAACATGAGGGAAGACGGAGGTCTCAA GCACATTGAAGAGGCCATCGAGAAGCTGAGCAAGCGTCACCAGTACCACATCCGTGCCTATGACCCCAAAGGGGGGCTGGACAATGCCAGGCGCCTGACGGGTTTCCACGAGACATCCAACATCCACGAGTTCTCCGCTGGTGTGGCCAACCGCGGCGCCAGCATCCGCATCCCCAGGAACGTGGGCCATGAGAAGAAGGGCTACTTTGAGGACCGCCGGCCCTCCGCCAACTGTGATCCTTACGCTGTGACAGAGGCCCTCGTTCGCACGTGTCTCCTCAACGAAACTGGAGATGAGCCTTTTGAGTACAAGAACTAA